From Juglans regia cultivar Chandler chromosome 6, Walnut 2.0, whole genome shotgun sequence, the proteins below share one genomic window:
- the LOC108994276 gene encoding uncharacterized protein LOC108994276 isoform X2 has protein sequence MRREAEAADLRLSASGRNGHSQQVNSPTITTTSTDVCGSTSDPVKGGEKERGIQNDGEFNLEDEENLKSKGTVPVINGSAGSKDSLQDQTDQNDQRDDNYITKGDELKEADLETENKRIPFWRKLIAYRPWKSKRSRSDLERKGKLTLV, from the exons atgagaagagagGCAGAGGCAGCAGATCTAAGGTTATCGGCTTCGGGACGAAATGGGCATTCCCAACAAGTCAACAGCCCTACCATCACCACAACTTCTACAGACGTATGTGGCTCGACCTCAGATCCTGTTAAAGGAGGAG AAAAAGAACGTGGCATTCAAAATGATGGAGAGTTTAATCTTGAAGATGAGGAGAATCTTAAGAGCAAAGGAACAGTACCAGTTATTAATGGGTCTGCAGGTTCCAAGGATTCGCTTCAGGATCAGACCGATCAAAATGATCAAAGAGACGACAATTacatcaccaaaggagatgagttgaaagaggCAGATCTTGAAACGGAAAACAAAAGGATACCGTTCTGGCGTAAACTGATAGCATATCGCCCATGGAAATCTAAACGTTCTAGATCTGATCTTGAACGCAAAG GGAAGCTAACTCTCGTTTGA
- the LOC108994276 gene encoding serine/arginine-rich splicing factor 1-like isoform X1, whose amino-acid sequence MRREAEAADLRLSASGRNGHSQQVNSPTITTTSTDVCGSTSDPVKGGEKERGIQNDGEFNLEDEENLKSKGTVPVINGSAGSKDSLQDQTDQNDQRDDNYITKGDELKEADLETENKRIPFWRKLIAYRPWKSKRSRSDLERKEQEEYGGPRRQRWRRRQAAAMGGSCGGGGGGGCGGGGDGGGGWGGDGGGGDYGRFEPNPGIRRPTVTVIQTPPPPPP is encoded by the exons atgagaagagagGCAGAGGCAGCAGATCTAAGGTTATCGGCTTCGGGACGAAATGGGCATTCCCAACAAGTCAACAGCCCTACCATCACCACAACTTCTACAGACGTATGTGGCTCGACCTCAGATCCTGTTAAAGGAGGAG AAAAAGAACGTGGCATTCAAAATGATGGAGAGTTTAATCTTGAAGATGAGGAGAATCTTAAGAGCAAAGGAACAGTACCAGTTATTAATGGGTCTGCAGGTTCCAAGGATTCGCTTCAGGATCAGACCGATCAAAATGATCAAAGAGACGACAATTacatcaccaaaggagatgagttgaaagaggCAGATCTTGAAACGGAAAACAAAAGGATACCGTTCTGGCGTAAACTGATAGCATATCGCCCATGGAAATCTAAACGTTCTAGATCTGATCTTGAACGCAAAG AGCAAGAAGAGTACGGCGGGCCGCGGCGGCAGCGGTGGCGGCGGCGGCAGGCGGCAGCGATGGGTGGCAGCTGTGGCGGTGGTGGCGGTGGCGGCTGTGGCGGCGGTGGTGACGGTGGAGGCGGCTGGGGTGGCGACGGAGGTGGCGGTGACTATGGCAGATTTGAACCTAACCCAG gaaTAAGACGACCAACTGTTACTGTTATTCAAACACCGCCGCCACCACCGCCATGA